CGTGCGCGGCTGACATCGAAAGTGCGCCCACCGCAACGGGTGAAGCGAGCAATATTTTGCGGAGAAGCATGGAGGGAACCTTTCAAAAGGCGCTGCGGCTACGGTGCCAGTATTACATGAATTTGCATACACGCATAACAAGAGCGTGAAGGCCCGTGATCCCGGGGGGGAGGAGGCGGCTTGCATGGCGCACCGGCGGGATTTCCTTTTGCGCCCCACGGGCGTTCACGCTAAGGGGCGTCCGAGCCCCGGTGGAGTAAACCTATGACCAGCAAACCCAATGGAATGACATATGCCGAGGCCGGCGTTGATATCGACGCGGGCAATGCGCTGGTCGAACGGATCAAACCTGCCGCTGCGGCCACGAAACGGTCGGGGGTGGCCTCTGGTCTTGGCGGGTTCGGGGGGCTTTTCGATCTGAAGGCCGCGGGGTTTGTCGATCCGGTTCTGGTTGCGGCCACGGATGGAGTTGGCACCAAGCTGCGCATCGCAATTGACACGGGCCATGTGGATGGCGTGGGCGTTGACCTTGTGGCCATGTGCGTCAACGATCTGGTGTGCCAAGGCGCGGAGCCATTGTTTTTCCTTGATTATTTCGCAACCGGGACGCTTGATCTGGACCAGGCCGCCCGCATCATCGAAGGGATTGCCCGGGGGTGCGAGACGTCGGGCTGCGCGCTGATCGGGGGCGAGACGGCGGAGATGCCGGGCATGTATCCGGCGGGCGATTTCGACCTTGCCGGGTTTTCTGTGGGTGCGATGGAGCGGGGCACGGCCCTGCCTGCTGACGTGGCCGAGGGCGACGTCGTGCTGGGCCTTGCCTCGGACGGGGTGCATTCGAACGGGTATTCGCTGGTGCGCAAGATTGTTGAGACATCTGGCCTGGGGTGGGACGATGCCTGTCCCTGGGACGCGGGCACACTTGGTGCGGCCCTGCTTCGTCCGACAAGGTTGTATGTAAAGGCCGCATTGGCTGCGATGAAGGCGGGCGCCGTGCATGGCTTTGCGCACATCACGGGCGGCGGGCTGACGGAAAACCTGCCCCGCGTTTTGCCAGACGGGCTGGGCGTATCTGTGAACCTTGATGCCTGGGCATTGCCACCGGTGTTCCAATGGTTGGCCAGGCAGGGCGGGATGGCCGAGGCCGAGATGCTCAAGACGTTCAACGCAGGTATCGGCATGGTTGTGATTGTCGACCCTCAGGCCGAAAAAGATGTGACATCCGCCCTGGTCGCAGAAGGGCAGACCGTCACCCGTATCGGCGCCGTGCACGTAGGGCAGGGCGTGACCTATAGCGGGTCGCTTCTTTGAAAAAACGGGTCGGCATCTTTGTGTCCGGCGGCGGGTCGAACATGCGTGCGCTGGTCGAGGATATGGATGCACGGCACCCGGCGGAACCTGTTGTCGTGGTATCCAACAATAGCGATGCGGGCGGCATCGCCTGGGCGCGTGATGCGGGACTTGCCACTGTTGTTGTCGATCATCGGCCCTATGGCCGGGACCGTTCCGCATTCGAGGGCGCCATTTCAAATGCGCTTGCCCCATTTGAGTTGGACATGATTTGCCTTGCCGGGTTCATGCGCGTTCTGACGGCGGGATTTGTAACCCCGTGGCGCGAAAGGATGCTGAACATTCACCCCTCGCTTCTGCCCAAATACCGGGGCCTGCACACCCATGCCCGCGCGTTGGAGGCCGGCGACGCAGAACATGGCTGTACAGTCCATCTGGTGACGCCGGAATTGGACGAGGGACCGGTGCTGGGCCAGGCACGGGTTCCGTTGCAAGCCGATGATACGCCTGAGGAATTGGCCGCCCGCGTGCTGGTGCAGGAACACCGGCTTTATCCTGCAGTGTTGCGCCGTTTCGCCAGCGGAGACCGCAGGCCTCTGATGCTCTAGCCAGCGCTTGCGCATTGGTGTAGGACCAGACAACCTGACGGTGAAAAGCAACAAAAAGAAGCCGCTTATGAGAACCATCACAACGACGGACGCGTTGGCCGAATTCTGCACTCAGGCCCGGACGCACCCGTATGTGACCGTTGATACAGAATTCCTGCGCGAACGGACCTACTATTCGAAACTGTGCCTTGTCCAAGTGGCGATGCCGGGCACGGATGACGGCACTGCGGTGCTGATCGACCCGCTGGCCAAGGACCTGTCGCTTGAACCGCTTTATGACCTGTTTCGGGACAGGTCTGTCGTCAAAGTGTTTCACGCGGCGCGACAAGACCTCGAGATTTTCTATGTCGATGCGCAGGTCTTTCCCGAGCCATTGTTTGACACTCAAGTGGCGGCCATGGTCTGCGGCTTTGGCGAACAGGTCGGATACGAGACCTTGGTGCGCAAGATCGCCAAGCAGTCGCTCGACAAGACGTCACGCTTTACCGATTGGTCGCGGCGGCCCCTCACCGATGCACAAAAGACGTATGCGATTGCGGACGTCACACATCTACGCCAGATCTATGAATTCCTGTCGGCCAAGCTGAATGAAAGTGGCCGCGCACGCTGGGTGTCCGAAGAATTGCAGACACTGCTGAGCCCCGACACATACATCGTTGATCCCGCGCAGGCGTGGAAACGGGTCAAGACCCGGACAAACTCTTCCCGTTTCTTGGCGGTCGTCAAGGAACTGGCGGCATTTCGCGAGACACATGCCCAGACCCGCAACATCCCGCGTAACCGGGTGTTCAAAGACGATGCATTGGTCGAGCTGGCAAGCAACAAGCCGAAATCCCATGAAGATCTGGGCCGGTCGCGTCTGCTGTTGCGTGAGGCGCGCAAGGGCGACATCGCGGACGGTATCCTTGCGGCGGTCAAGCGGGGGGTGGACATGGACCCGGATGCCATGCCGCGCCCGGACCGGTCGCGTGAAAAAATGCAGGTCAACCCGGCGTTGGCGGATCTGCTGCGTGTCTTGCTGAAGGCAAAGACCGAGAGCGCGGGCGTGGCTGCCAAGCTGATCGCTTCGGCCGCAGACCTTGACGCCCTGGCTGCGGGTATGCGGGACGTGCCCGCCCTCAAAGGGTGGCGTTCCGAGGTGTTTGGCACCGACGCGTTGCGCTTGTGTGATGGTCAGGTTGCGTTGACGGCCCAGGGCGCGGACGTGAAAATCATTCCGCTGGACTGATCAGCGTCGCGTTGTGCTTTGTGCATTGCGGCGGCCTTCGACCCGGATCACGCGGATCTCAGACAATTCCTGATCGGTCAGGCGCCGTGCGGCAGTGACGGTTCGTACCCGCTGGCTGAGCGTGCGTGTGGGGCGGTCCGAATGAACGCCGCGCAGCTGGTACGTCAATACGCCATCCACGGGGATGTTTTCATCGTTGTCGGTGGTCAGGCGGATGTCATATACGCGGTCCTGATCGACAATCCCTGTCGCGCGCACAATGGCGCCGCCCGGCACGCGTTCGATCACAAGGTCGGTCACCTGGTCCACCGGCGTGCCGACATAGATTTCGGCCTGATCGCGGAGGCTGGAAAACAGGCCCGCACGGGTGTTCTGCGGGATCAACGGGTTGGTTTCGGCGCGTGGGTCGGGACGGATCGGTTCGGACCGGCTGCCGCCAAACCAGTTCAGTGGATTCACGGCGCTGTCGCGCACGGCTGCACAGGCGGACAGGGTCAGGGTGAGAACCAGAAGGGCAGGAAGGGTCAGGCGCATTGTCCGCTCGCATCTTTTGCTTTTGCGCAATGTGGTAACGGATGCAGGCCCGGTTGAAAAGCATCCATTGCCGGGCTGGACCTTTGACGTGCGCACGCCTAGGTGACGCATAGCGCGACCAGCACCCGGGACGGACCAATGGCAACAGAAAGCTTTGAAGAGATTGTCGAGGATTTCGAGTTTCTTGAGGATTGGGAAGATCGCTATCGTTACGTGATCGAGCAGGGCAAGGCGATGGACCCGCTGCCGGAAGCGTTGAAAGTGCCGGCAACCAAGGTCGATGGCTGTGCCAGCCAGGTCTGGCTGCATCCGCAGATTGCCAACGGGGTTTTTCATTTTGACGGTGACAGCGACGCGATGATCGTGAAGGGCCTGATTGCTGTTCTGCGCCGCCTTTACAATGGTCTTCCCGTGGCTGAGGTGCGCGCCGTCGATGCGCGGGCCGAAATGGCGCGGCTGGGATTGAATGATCATCTGTCGGCACAGCGGTCCAATGGCCTGCGGGCCATGATCGAGCGCATTCAAGTGGTGGCGGCCGCCTGACCCGAAGGACGCCTTGCGGCGACACGATTCATTTTTTTGGATGAGGGGCGCTGCCCCTCATACGCCCCGAAGTATTTCCGGCCAGAAGACGGGTCAGAGGCGCCCCAGTGTTTTTTGCAGGTCTCCGTAACCCGTAAAACGTCGTTCGAAGGCCAGGCCAAGCCGGCCTGCGGCTGCTTGCGCTTTTCTTGTGAGGGCCGGATCGTCTGTTTGTGCCTGATAGACCAGTTTCTCGTAATTGCCGAAATACATGTCCCGGAGTTCTGGATGCCGGTCGAGACCCATCGGCTTGATGATGAAGGCATCGAACTGTCGGACCAGGAAATCTGTCAGGTAAAATGTGGTGATTTCACTTTCACTTTGCGCAGCAAATGTCTCGTTTCCTTCAAAAAAACTGTAGCAATGTGGGCCTGCGACCATCTCGACCCCGAGCTCTTGGCACGCCGCTTTCAACAGGCCGCCGGTGCCGCAATCGGCGTAGACAACAAAGATTGTGTCGTAGTTGCCGCGATGTTTCGCGACCGCGTCGCGCACCGCCTCGGTGATCTTGTCAGGGAACAAGTGATACTTGGCAGGCAGGCAGGTCAGGTCCATGTGGTCCCATCCGTTTGCCTGTTTGAGGTCCAGTATCTCGCGTGCAAGCGCGCCGCATGCAATCAGCAGAATGCGGCCCGCGCCGATGGGCTCCAGTCCGTGATCGGTCAGCTGTGCATCGGTCAGCGCCATTTGATCGAGCATCCCATGCTTGCCGTTTGATCGCGCGGGCCGGCGCCTGTGTCCGCGATCTGTCGCATGGCGTTCACAAGCTCCGGTACGCGCCGATCCGCATTGCCCATGCCTGCGTCATCCAGCCGCCCGCGATACTGCAAGGTGCCCGCACCGTTGAAGCCGAAGAAATCAGGTGTGCAGACAGCGCCATAGGCGCGGGCGACGGATTGATCTTCGTCTATCAGATAGGGGAACCCGAATGTGAACCGTGCGGCAAAGGCGGGCATTTGGGATGGCGCATCCGCGGGGTAGGCGGTGAAGTCGTTCGCATTGATCGCAACCACACCGATGCCTGCATCCATCAAGGTCTGCGCATCGGCCGCCAGCCGGTCTGCAAGTGCGACAACATAGGGGCAATGGTTGCAGATGAAGGCGACAAGCACGCCCTTGGGCCGCAGGTGATCGTTCAGATCATGCATGTGGCCCCGGGCATCCGGTAGACGAAAGGGCGGTGCGGGATCCCCGAAATTGCATCCGGGCGTTTCAAGCAGCATGTCGTCCTCCGTTTGGCGGGGGCGACAGGGGGGTCAGCCTGCCGCCATCTGGTTGTGCTTGCGCGCTACGAATTCCTTGGCCGTTTCGACCGCCACAGCGGCATCGCGGCAATAGGCGTCAGCACCGATGGCTTTGCCAAACTCTTCGTTCAGCGGCGCACCGCCCACCAACACGATATAGTCGTCGCGGATGCCCTGTTCGACCATGGTGTCGATCACGACCTTCATATAGGGCATCGTGGTGGTCAGCAGGGCCGACATGCCGAGGATATCCGGACCTTCCTGTTCGATGGCTTCCAGGTAGTTTTCGACCGGATTGTTGATACCCAGATCGACCACTTCAAAGCCAGCACCTTCCATCATCATGGACACAAGGTTCTTGCCGATGTCGTGGATGTCCCCCTTGACGGTGCCAATGACCATCTTGCCGACGCGCGGGGCGCCCGTTTCCGCCAACAGTGGCTTGAGAATGAACATACCGCCCTTCATTGCGTTGGCTGCAAGCAGCACTTCGGGGACGAACAGGATCCCGTCGCGGAAATCGTGGCCCACGATCGTCATGCCGCCCACAAGGGCCTTGGTCAGAATGTCGTAAGGCTGCCAGCCCCGTTCAAGCAGGATGTTCACGCCTTCTTCGATCTCTTCCTTGAGACCGTCATAGAGATCGTCGAACATTTGCTGGACCAGCTCTTCGTCATCCAGTTCCGACAGGATGATTTCGTCTTCGTCTGACATGGGCATTCCTCGTATGCAGGTCCGCGGACCTGGTGCCTATTTATCGGGTTATCGTTCAGAATGTCGCAGGTGCACTGTCCGAATTGCGACATGGCCCGCTTCTGGTGCGACGCGGCATGTCACTTTTGTGTGCCATGGCATGCTGTCCGATGGCTGATTTCGAAGTCTTTTCTGGCATATGTTCTTGATACGTTCTAGTTTGGGATCATGAAACCCGATCTCCAGACGCGTCAGCCCAAGGCCCGTGGCGCGGTGACCAATGTCGTAAGCCGGTATGATAGCGTCACGCGCCACAGTGATCCCGATGGCTGGGATATCGAAGAGGACCTGCCGATCCTTCGGACGGATGTCAGCCTGGAACGCCCTCGCAGCATGATCAGTTACAACCGGTCTCCCGATCTGCCCTTTGATCGGTCGATCAATCCCTACCGCGGCTGTGAACACGGATGCGTATACTGCTTTGCGCGGCCCAGCCACGCCTATCTGGGTTTGTCGCCGGGGCTTGATTTCGAAACGCGGCTTGTGGCGCGACCAACGGCGCCTGACGTTTTGCGGGCCGAGTTGATGCGCAAGAGTTACCGGGTGGCCCCCATGGCCATCGGCACGAACACCGATCCGTATCAGCCCATTGAACGCGATCATGGGATCATGCGCGCCTGTCTTGAGGTGCTTGAGGCCTGTAACCATCCGGTTGCCATCGTGACCAAGGGCACGTTGATTGAACGCGATATCGACATTCTTGCGCGCATGGCGCGGCGTGGGCTGGCGCGGGTGGGCATATCCGTGACCACATTGGATGCCGATCTGAGCCGCAGGATGGAACCCCGTGCGCCGACGCCCAAGCGTCGGTTGACCATGATCCGCCGCTTGTCCGCGGCGGGGATACCTGTTCGTGTCATGGCGTCGCCCATGGTGCCGGCCCTGACCGATCCCGAGCTTGAGGCTATTCTGACCGCTGGCAAGGAGGCCGGGGCACGGTCGGCCAGTTGGATCATGCTGCGGCTTCCGCGCGAAGTGTCGCCCCTGTGGCAGGAATGGCTGGCGGAACACGTGCCCGACAGGGCCAATCGCATCATGTCGCATCTGCGCGACATGCATGGCGGCCGCGATTATGATGCCCGGTGGGGGCACCGCATGCGGGGGACGGGGGCCTATGCCGAACTGGTGCACCATCGGTTCAAGGTCGCGATCAAACGTCTGGGGTTGAAGGAAAAGGTGCCGCCGATGCGAACCGACTTGTTCCATCCGCCGCAGGAGGACAGCGCGCAACTCACCCTCTTTTAGGCGGCGGCAGCGCGGCGGCCACGCCGTTTGCGCGCCGGGCGGGTGCTTGCGTCGTCCCCTGTGCCGTCGCTGGCAGAGGAAAATGCGCCCAAGGCCGCAACGATGGCATCCAGTGTCGGAGCGGGACGCTTTGGGCGCGTGTCCAGTGCATCCCGCATCTTTTCCAGGTGCGCAGGGGTGGTACCACAGCAGCCGCCGATGATGCTGGCGCCGCAATCACGCGCAAGGACTGCATAATCCGCCATCAATTCGGGGGTGCCGTCGTAATGGATGTGGCCATCATGGTATTTGGGTATGCCAGCGTTGCCCTTGGCGATGATCGGCACCTCGGTCCCTGTCGCGGCAAAGCCCAGGACGGTGCGCAACAGGTCAGACGCGCCCGTACCGCAATTTGCTCCAAACGCGACAGGCGGGAAATCGAGGCTCGCGACCAGCGCAGCCATATCCGTGCTGGTCACTCCCATCATCGTCCGTCCAGCGGTGTCAAAGCTCATTGTGCCGACCCAAGGCAGTTCGGCCAGCGCAAACCCTTCGGCTGCTGCGGAGAATTCTTCGGGCGCCGATATCGTTTCGAGCCAGCCGATATCCGCGCCGCCCGCTTTCAGCCCGGCGGCGGTTTCGTGAAACATCTCGACCGCGTCCGCGTGCGTCAGGCTGCCGACGGGTTCCATGATCTCGCCCGTGGGGCCGACCGACCCGGCAACAAGCACCTTGCGCCCGGCCGCATCCGCCACGTCGCGCCCCAGTTCGGCGGCCCTCTTGCTCAACTCAAAGGCGCGGTGGCCAGCGTCGTGCAATTTCAGACGCGATGCGTTTGCGCCAAAGGAGTTGGTCAGAAACACGTCACTGCCCGCGTCGACCGCCCCCTGATACAACGCGCGGACCTTGGCAGGTTCCTGTTCGTTCCACAGTTCCGGCGCATCGCCAGACATCAATCCCATGGCAAACAGATTGGTGCCTGTGGCA
The DNA window shown above is from uncultured Tateyamaria sp. and carries:
- a CDS encoding thioredoxin family protein produces the protein MLLETPGCNFGDPAPPFRLPDARGHMHDLNDHLRPKGVLVAFICNHCPYVVALADRLAADAQTLMDAGIGVVAINANDFTAYPADAPSQMPAFAARFTFGFPYLIDEDQSVARAYGAVCTPDFFGFNGAGTLQYRGRLDDAGMGNADRRVPELVNAMRQIADTGAGPRDQTASMGCSIKWR
- a CDS encoding PA0069 family radical SAM protein encodes the protein MKPDLQTRQPKARGAVTNVVSRYDSVTRHSDPDGWDIEEDLPILRTDVSLERPRSMISYNRSPDLPFDRSINPYRGCEHGCVYCFARPSHAYLGLSPGLDFETRLVARPTAPDVLRAELMRKSYRVAPMAIGTNTDPYQPIERDHGIMRACLEVLEACNHPVAIVTKGTLIERDIDILARMARRGLARVGISVTTLDADLSRRMEPRAPTPKRRLTMIRRLSAAGIPVRVMASPMVPALTDPELEAILTAGKEAGARSASWIMLRLPREVSPLWQEWLAEHVPDRANRIMSHLRDMHGGRDYDARWGHRMRGTGAYAELVHHRFKVAIKRLGLKEKVPPMRTDLFHPPQEDSAQLTLF
- a CDS encoding SufE family protein; amino-acid sequence: MATESFEEIVEDFEFLEDWEDRYRYVIEQGKAMDPLPEALKVPATKVDGCASQVWLHPQIANGVFHFDGDSDAMIVKGLIAVLRRLYNGLPVAEVRAVDARAEMARLGLNDHLSAQRSNGLRAMIERIQVVAAA
- the purN gene encoding phosphoribosylglycinamide formyltransferase, translating into MKKRVGIFVSGGGSNMRALVEDMDARHPAEPVVVVSNNSDAGGIAWARDAGLATVVVDHRPYGRDRSAFEGAISNALAPFELDMICLAGFMRVLTAGFVTPWRERMLNIHPSLLPKYRGLHTHARALEAGDAEHGCTVHLVTPELDEGPVLGQARVPLQADDTPEELAARVLVQEHRLYPAVLRRFASGDRRPLML
- a CDS encoding DUF1638 domain-containing protein; the protein is MALTDAQLTDHGLEPIGAGRILLIACGALAREILDLKQANGWDHMDLTCLPAKYHLFPDKITEAVRDAVAKHRGNYDTIFVVYADCGTGGLLKAACQELGVEMVAGPHCYSFFEGNETFAAQSESEITTFYLTDFLVRQFDAFIIKPMGLDRHPELRDMYFGNYEKLVYQAQTDDPALTRKAQAAAGRLGLAFERRFTGYGDLQKTLGRL
- the purM gene encoding phosphoribosylformylglycinamidine cyclo-ligase, which translates into the protein MTSKPNGMTYAEAGVDIDAGNALVERIKPAAAATKRSGVASGLGGFGGLFDLKAAGFVDPVLVAATDGVGTKLRIAIDTGHVDGVGVDLVAMCVNDLVCQGAEPLFFLDYFATGTLDLDQAARIIEGIARGCETSGCALIGGETAEMPGMYPAGDFDLAGFSVGAMERGTALPADVAEGDVVLGLASDGVHSNGYSLVRKIVETSGLGWDDACPWDAGTLGAALLRPTRLYVKAALAAMKAGAVHGFAHITGGGLTENLPRVLPDGLGVSVNLDAWALPPVFQWLARQGGMAEAEMLKTFNAGIGMVVIVDPQAEKDVTSALVAEGQTVTRIGAVHVGQGVTYSGSLL
- the bmt gene encoding betaine--homocysteine S-methyltransferase; this encodes MSDPITTLLAENGVLLADGATGTNLFAMGLMSGDAPELWNEQEPAKVRALYQGAVDAGSDVFLTNSFGANASRLKLHDAGHRAFELSKRAAELGRDVADAAGRKVLVAGSVGPTGEIMEPVGSLTHADAVEMFHETAAGLKAGGADIGWLETISAPEEFSAAAEGFALAELPWVGTMSFDTAGRTMMGVTSTDMAALVASLDFPPVAFGANCGTGASDLLRTVLGFAATGTEVPIIAKGNAGIPKYHDGHIHYDGTPELMADYAVLARDCGASIIGGCCGTTPAHLEKMRDALDTRPKRPAPTLDAIVAALGAFSSASDGTGDDASTRPARKRRGRRAAAA
- the rnd gene encoding ribonuclease D; translation: MRTITTTDALAEFCTQARTHPYVTVDTEFLRERTYYSKLCLVQVAMPGTDDGTAVLIDPLAKDLSLEPLYDLFRDRSVVKVFHAARQDLEIFYVDAQVFPEPLFDTQVAAMVCGFGEQVGYETLVRKIAKQSLDKTSRFTDWSRRPLTDAQKTYAIADVTHLRQIYEFLSAKLNESGRARWVSEELQTLLSPDTYIVDPAQAWKRVKTRTNSSRFLAVVKELAAFRETHAQTRNIPRNRVFKDDALVELASNKPKSHEDLGRSRLLLREARKGDIADGILAAVKRGVDMDPDAMPRPDRSREKMQVNPALADLLRVLLKAKTESAGVAAKLIASAADLDALAAGMRDVPALKGWRSEVFGTDALRLCDGQVALTAQGADVKIIPLD
- a CDS encoding B12-binding domain-containing protein, with product MSDEDEIILSELDDEELVQQMFDDLYDGLKEEIEEGVNILLERGWQPYDILTKALVGGMTIVGHDFRDGILFVPEVLLAANAMKGGMFILKPLLAETGAPRVGKMVIGTVKGDIHDIGKNLVSMMMEGAGFEVVDLGINNPVENYLEAIEQEGPDILGMSALLTTTMPYMKVVIDTMVEQGIRDDYIVLVGGAPLNEEFGKAIGADAYCRDAAVAVETAKEFVARKHNQMAAG